In Micromonospora inyonensis, the genomic window ACCCGCCGTACCTCGGCGAACACCTCCCGCATCGGTCGACGTACGCGGCGGGCGAGGACTCCAGCCCGTACTGGCCGGGCTCCCCGTAGTCCCGGAGCCCGTAGTAGGGCGGCGAGGTGACGACGCAGTTGACGGACCCGGACGGAAGGGCGCGGAGGACGGTGAGGCTGTCGCCGTGGTGGAGGGTGACGGTGTCGTCGGCGTAGTAGGGCGTCACGGCTGCTCCTTGCGGGTGCGGATGGCGGGGGTTTGGCGGCGGAGGCGGTCGAGGGCGGCCCGGCGGCGGGCGGCGAGGAGCAGTTCGTCGGAGCGGGTGGGCGGCGGCTCGTCGTCGGCGGGCTTCTCCCGGCGGGCGAGGGCGGCGTCGACCACGGCGCGGCAGGCGGCGACGCCGTGTTCGTTGCGCTCGACCTGCTCGGGGCTGAGGCGGTTCACCATTCGGTCACCACCTGGCGGACTGCGGGCCCGTCGAGGACGAGCACGCCACCGCCGTCGATGAGCCGCTCGACGATGGGGTGGCCGTACCGGGTGACGAGCTGCGCGTAGGCCACCTCGGCGGGCGACCGGTCGTCGCCTTCGTCCGGCCCGGTGGTGTTGCAGGTGACGACGAGCCGGCGTTCCTGGGCGCACCGCTCGTCGAGGATCCGCTGGAGCTGTTCTAGCCACCAGTCGGTGACGCGTTCCCGGCCGAGGTCGTCGAGGACGAGCAGGTCGCAGCCGGTGGCGTAGTCGTAGGCGAACGGCTCGCCGTCGGGCTTGAGGGCGGCGGACAGGTCGGGGGCGGTCCACACCATCACCCACTGGTCGTGGGCGTGGGTGTCGTTGGCGATGGCGTACGCGGCGGTGGTCTTGCCGGTGCGGGCGGGGCCGGCGATGAGGAGTGCCCGTGGCCCGTGGGCTCGCCAGCGGCTGACCTTCCCGGCCGGGTCCTGCTCGGGCAGGAGCAGCTCGTAGCTGGCGTTGGCGTAGCGGCTGGGCCGGCGGCGGGTGTAGGCGATGGCCCGGTTCGCGGCCTGTCGCGCGTGGATGGCGGCCCGTTCCGCCCGGTCGGCTTCCCGGCTGAGCTCGTCGTGGCTGGGCGTGGTGTC contains:
- a CDS encoding ATP-binding protein translates to MTAELIRNPLREWQRRIWAHAVIDDTTPSHDELSREADRAERAAIHARQAANRAIAYTRRRPSRYANASYELLLPEQDPAGKVSRWRAHGPRALLIAGPARTGKTTAAYAIANDTHAHDQWVMVWTAPDLSAALKPDGEPFAYDYATGCDLLVLDDLGRERVTDWWLEQLQRILDERCAQERRLVVTCNTTGPDEGDDRSPAEVAYAQLVTRYGHPIVERLIDGGGVLVLDGPAVRQVVTEW